In Aliivibrio fischeri, the sequence CCATTTTTTAGGCGAGCAATCTAATGTTGTCGGTTTATTAAAAAGCGATATTAATGCATACATCAGCGGAGCAAGAGATGAAGCCTTTGGTTTAGCACTCATTGAGGCATCACTGGCTCAATTACCTGTTATTGCACCTATGGTTGGTGGTATTCCAGAGGTAATCACACACTACGAAACTGGCTTTCTTACACAACCCAATGACAGCGAATCTTTTGCAAAAGCCATTATGGTGTTTATCCAAAACCCGCACTTAGCTTCTCGCCTAGGGAAAAAAGGAAAAGAAACCGTTTATCGTTATTTCACCTTATCTCAATACGCACAACAATTTGAAAATATCTATGAAGAACAACTCATTAATAATCAATCACACACCCAACCTCTATGGGCGGCAATTAAACCTATTTTCAATAACTTAACGTACATTTCTAAACTATTTGTACGTAACCACATTGCCTCTCACTTCCGCTCAAATGACGATCTAAGCAAGGAGGCACACCATGAATAATATCAACCATATCTTAGTATTCGATCCCATCACCTACGCTGGAGGCTCAAAAGTTGCCACTCGTGAAATGATGGATTTAATAAACAGAAAAAAACACCACATTACGATACTTACCGCAAATCCAAGCTCTTGGTTATTACGTAATGTTGAAATGATCAATATGTCACACCCTAAATGGCTTCCAATATCAGAACATGGGAAAGGTTATTGGTTAAGACAACTCTATTTTTGTTTTTGGTTGATATATACACGAATTTTCTATGGAAAAATAAATATGGCTGTAGGGGCTTCAGGTCCTGGGATCGACATGCCTCTTTATCTTATGAAAGGGTTGCTTGGCTATCAAATTACTCAGCTAATTCATGGACCAGTCGGTTTATCTCGATCTATTGGTCTCTGTTTATGTAAAGCTCAACACGTTTTCTACTTAAAAAGCGCTTATCCTTCATTAATCGCTGCAATCAAACAAGTATGGCGTAAAAAACCTGAAACCGTTCAAGAAGAAAATGCACAACATCTATTACGTACTCATCATTTTGAAGCATTTGTGAATGGTATTAGTGAAAAGAACTTACCTTCTCCTTGTCAGTATGAAACCCCTTCTCTTTTTTGGGCTGCATCATTATTAAAATGGAAAGGATTAGATTTATTACTAGAGGTAATTAATTCCACTCCAGAATCTAATAGAGTACCAGTTAGAGTTTGCTATCTACTACCTGAAAACAATGCTCTACCCACAACAAAAGCACCGCAGGATATAAAAAGCATTGAATGGCATCATCAACCAGCTCAACTTGATCGTCTTCGCTCACAATCCAATATTTTTATTTCAACAAGTCACCAAGAACCATTTGGTTTGTCTATCCTTGAAGCTCTCACTGCAGGCATGTGTGTAATTATCCCTTCCGATGGCGCTTTTTGGGATCTGGTATTAACGCATAATAAAAACTGCTTAAAATATAAACCTAATGATATCAGCTCATTACAACAACAAATTAATAAAGCAACATCTAATACTCAACTAATAAAAACATTAGGAAAAGCAGGTACTCATCTATCACAAGGTTATCGCTCAGAACAATGTTATTTGAATATTAAATTAGCCATAGAAAAACGTCCTTTTTCAGCTCTATTATTAGATGAGGTGAAACAATGAGTCTATTTCCTTTATCACCCGTGCTAAAAAACATGGTGCTGTATGGGACAAGTATCGTGCTAATGAAAGGCGTATCTCTGTTCATGCTGCCATATATTGCTAATCATATTTCACAATATGAATTAGGACGTTTAGAGCTACTCGCTACTTTTGCAATGATCTTAAGTGTTGTTCTTGGATTTTCATTACACGAAGCACTTTATCGTTTTGCAGG encodes:
- a CDS encoding glycosyltransferase family 4 protein; this translates as MNNINHILVFDPITYAGGSKVATREMMDLINRKKHHITILTANPSSWLLRNVEMINMSHPKWLPISEHGKGYWLRQLYFCFWLIYTRIFYGKINMAVGASGPGIDMPLYLMKGLLGYQITQLIHGPVGLSRSIGLCLCKAQHVFYLKSAYPSLIAAIKQVWRKKPETVQEENAQHLLRTHHFEAFVNGISEKNLPSPCQYETPSLFWAASLLKWKGLDLLLEVINSTPESNRVPVRVCYLLPENNALPTTKAPQDIKSIEWHHQPAQLDRLRSQSNIFISTSHQEPFGLSILEALTAGMCVIIPSDGAFWDLVLTHNKNCLKYKPNDISSLQQQINKATSNTQLIKTLGKAGTHLSQGYRSEQCYLNIKLAIEKRPFSALLLDEVKQ